From Erwinia sp. HDF1-3R, one genomic window encodes:
- a CDS encoding efflux transporter outer membrane subunit: MNTFSRLCGSLLLSLAASGCSALVPAYHRPSVPLAQNWSSRIEANPATRPPAGGPWWQNFNSSELNALMTQGLKNNDSLKAAYSRVEEALGTAEIAGAPRYPALALGGLYTRQNNFSTTRKTSVYGQATYETDFWGKNQDKYHSADELATASLFDAETVRMTLAASIADTYFQLMSLDERIQLAQRISSDQQHILTLVQTQVRYGAGSNLEIQQQLNVLQTYQATVYSLQQQRDQTRFALAVLVGKTPEAFNVSHTNLNAVTEPAPQLSFPASLMRRRPDIQAAEARLISTQYDIGAARASFLPDIVVTPLAGINTLAGTSIWSLIGTLTQPVFSGGTLSGQLHFDKAHSQEMAQTYKQTLLTAFQDVETQISAVNQFTVADRLNNAAVASAREANRLALIQYKLGSIDYQTLLTVERTLYQTQDTRLQVKLQRLQASVGLFRALGGDFSTPRSSPSIANSQIG; the protein is encoded by the coding sequence ATGAATACCTTCAGTCGATTATGTGGTTCGCTTCTACTATCCCTGGCTGCAAGTGGATGCTCAGCTCTGGTGCCAGCTTACCATCGTCCTTCCGTGCCCCTCGCACAAAACTGGTCTTCCCGGATTGAAGCCAATCCTGCCACCAGACCACCGGCGGGTGGGCCCTGGTGGCAGAATTTCAACAGCAGTGAATTGAACGCGTTAATGACGCAGGGATTAAAAAATAATGATTCCCTAAAGGCAGCTTACAGCCGCGTTGAAGAAGCTCTGGGCACTGCTGAGATTGCCGGGGCTCCTCGCTACCCTGCGCTCGCGCTCGGGGGGCTTTATACCCGACAAAACAATTTTTCCACGACCAGAAAAACCAGTGTCTACGGCCAGGCCACCTACGAAACAGACTTCTGGGGTAAAAACCAGGATAAATACCATTCTGCCGATGAACTCGCGACTGCCTCTCTATTTGACGCCGAGACGGTCAGGATGACGCTGGCCGCCAGCATCGCCGATACCTATTTCCAACTGATGTCTCTGGATGAACGCATTCAGCTGGCACAACGAATTTCCAGTGACCAGCAGCATATTCTTACTCTTGTACAAACGCAGGTCAGATACGGCGCGGGGTCGAATCTAGAGATTCAGCAACAACTCAACGTGTTGCAAACCTATCAGGCTACCGTTTATTCCCTGCAACAACAGCGCGATCAGACCCGGTTTGCCCTGGCGGTACTGGTTGGCAAAACCCCCGAAGCGTTTAACGTCAGTCATACCAATCTGAACGCGGTGACAGAACCGGCGCCACAGTTGTCATTTCCGGCCAGTCTGATGCGACGGCGGCCAGATATTCAGGCAGCGGAAGCGAGGCTGATTTCCACCCAGTACGATATCGGCGCGGCACGTGCCAGCTTTCTCCCCGATATTGTTGTCACGCCACTGGCGGGAATAAACACGCTGGCAGGCACCTCTATATGGAGCCTGATAGGGACATTAACCCAGCCTGTGTTTAGTGGAGGCACCCTGAGTGGGCAGTTGCATTTCGACAAAGCGCATTCACAGGAGATGGCTCAGACCTATAAACAGACGCTGCTTACCGCGTTTCAGGATGTCGAGACGCAGATCAGCGCCGTCAATCAGTTTACTGTGGCTGACAGATTGAACAATGCAGCCGTCGCCTCAGCACGCGAGGCGAACCGCCTGGCACTTATTCAGTACAAATTAGGCAGTATTGATTATCAAACCCTGTTAACCGTTGAGCGTACGCTCTATCAGACGCAGGACACCCGCTTGCAGGTCAAACTACAACGTCTGCAAGCGTCCGTAGGACTTTTCCGCGCGCTGGGTGGTGATTTCTCTACGCCGCGCTCTTCCCCTTCAATAGCAAATTCACAGATAGGGTAA
- a CDS encoding RAQPRD family integrative conjugative element protein codes for MNSHRPVMRRNRRIPGITGLVLLTFLASAAAQASEKDELASVQRQLDQVQASFERARVAAAQADPADRGRFFFDYRQATSDLNTIRSGIDRYLEPSRAQPRDPSFVAGNYRRERP; via the coding sequence ATGAACTCACATCGTCCGGTCATGCGGCGCAACCGTCGTATCCCGGGCATCACTGGCCTGGTATTGCTGACCTTTCTGGCATCAGCTGCTGCACAGGCATCCGAGAAAGACGAACTTGCGTCTGTTCAGCGTCAGCTGGACCAGGTTCAGGCTTCGTTTGAACGGGCCCGCGTGGCGGCTGCACAGGCCGACCCGGCTGACCGTGGCCGCTTTTTCTTTGATTACCGTCAGGCCACATCCGATCTCAACACCATCCGCAGCGGCATTGACCGCTATCTGGAGCCCTCCCGCGCGCAACCGCGTGACCCGTCTTTTGTGGCCGGTAATTACCGGCGGGAACGGCCCTGA
- a CDS encoding TIGR03758 family integrating conjugative element protein encodes MPMTSEQTNAFKAGSGSLDVNILHLLCIGALLAFLFLWAAWALSDVWTGWSNTKVRDAALGRFAVRTVLLLVVCIWMFAS; translated from the coding sequence ATGCCCATGACATCCGAACAAACGAACGCGTTTAAAGCCGGCTCCGGCAGTCTTGATGTGAACATCCTTCATCTGCTCTGCATCGGAGCACTGCTGGCATTTCTTTTTTTATGGGCCGCGTGGGCGCTGTCGGATGTCTGGACCGGCTGGAGTAACACCAAAGTGCGGGACGCGGCACTGGGTCGCTTCGCGGTCCGCACCGTGCTGCTCCTGGTGGTATGTATCTGGATGTTTGCCAGTTAA
- a CDS encoding acetyltransferase translates to MMTLKYSEPAIHEHSGGALFTLSPQGEPGVLPATHQHLVRLRAMLRQRLSGPVKMTCHPHRVGLSSSVAIYLEGKLKQAVNILITVTGQASWPQEEEYAHPRWYITVPDSADLVYLMLWINGLDV, encoded by the coding sequence ATGATGACACTGAAGTACTCTGAACCCGCCATTCATGAGCACAGTGGCGGTGCGCTTTTCACCCTGTCGCCTCAGGGGGAGCCCGGCGTGCTCCCGGCGACCCATCAGCACCTGGTGAGGCTGCGGGCAATGCTCAGGCAGCGTCTGAGCGGGCCGGTCAAAATGACCTGTCACCCTCACCGGGTGGGTCTCAGCAGCAGCGTGGCCATCTATCTTGAGGGAAAGCTGAAGCAGGCGGTAAATATTCTTATCACCGTGACGGGGCAGGCAAGCTGGCCGCAGGAAGAGGAGTACGCGCATCCGCGCTGGTATATCACGGTGCCGGATTCAGCCGATCTGGTGTACCTGATGCTGTGGATCAACGGGCTTGACGTATAA
- a CDS encoding TIGR03757 family integrating conjugative element protein translates to MKLTSLVFLPALLPASVLAGTVVFTDSQHLPANLPPGVPMVLLDGPDRLQADMFGELPADPQQAEAQVRQVMTSPAWQQKQLQLNDSYRQVVRAWELGIKKVPAVVFDDRDVVYGTTDVAVATALRNRGGGQ, encoded by the coding sequence ATGAAACTGACCTCCCTTGTTTTCCTGCCGGCTCTGCTGCCGGCATCCGTACTGGCCGGCACGGTCGTCTTCACCGACAGTCAGCATCTGCCGGCAAACCTGCCACCGGGTGTGCCGATGGTGCTTCTTGATGGTCCTGACCGGCTGCAGGCCGACATGTTCGGGGAATTGCCTGCAGACCCTCAGCAGGCCGAAGCACAGGTCAGGCAGGTTATGACGTCTCCTGCCTGGCAACAAAAACAACTGCAACTAAACGATTCTTATCGACAGGTGGTCCGTGCCTGGGAGCTGGGCATCAAAAAAGTGCCGGCAGTCGTATTTGATGACCGTGATGTGGTGTATGGCACCACGGATGTGGCCGTGGCCACTGCCCTGCGTAACCGGGG